One region of Triticum aestivum cultivar Chinese Spring chromosome 6B, IWGSC CS RefSeq v2.1, whole genome shotgun sequence genomic DNA includes:
- the LOC123135547 gene encoding transcription termination factor MTERF8, chloroplastic: MLRLRSCIVSHLLSTPAAFSVTSPHRLLSAAAAPISPSQSQRFAVEEYLVDACGLTRAQALKASTKLSHLKSPANPDAVLAFLAGLGLSGADIAAAVAKDPRLLCARVDRTLASNVVGLTGLGLSGSDVALLATIAGEPFRFKSVVPKLQYYLPLFGSSENFLRALRKSSHLLTSNRDRIVEPNVALLRECGLAACDIAKLCMVVPRILTANPELVREMVACAEALGVPRGSGMFRQALQAVSFKSEEKIAAKAKFLKKIFKWSDAEVSHAVCKAPIVLRKSNSSLQQRSEFFLSEMGLEPAYIAHRPALLSYSMEGRLRPRYYVIKFLKANGLLGQYRDYYNIVMLSDKVFMERFIRPHKKAAPRLAKDYATACKGEVPANFRFT, encoded by the coding sequence aTGCTCCGCCTCCGGAGCTGCATCGTCTCCCACCTCCTCTCCACTCCGGCGGCCTTCAGCGTCACTTCGCCCCAccgcctcctctccgccgccgcggcccccatTTCCCCGAGCCAAAGCCAACGCTTCGCCGTGGAGGAGTACCTCGTCGACGCCTGCGGCCTCACCCGAGCCCAGGCGCTCAAGGCCTCCACGAAGCTCTCCCACCTCAAGTCCCCCGCCAACCCCGACGCAGTGCTagccttcctcgccggcctcggcctctccggcgccgacatcgccgccgccgtcgccaaggACCCGCGGCTGCTCTGCGCGCGCGTGGACCGGACCCTGGCCTCCAATGTCGTCGGGCTCACCGGCCTCGGCCTGTCCGGCTCCGACGTCGCGCTCCTCGCCACCATCGCCGGCGAGCCCTTCCGGTTCAAGTCCGTCGTCCCCAAGCTGCAGTACTACCTGCCCCTCTTCGGCTCCTCCGAGAACTTCCTCCGGGCCCTCAGGAAGAGCTCCCACCTGCTCACATCCAACCGCGACAGGATCGTCGAGCCCAACGTCGCGCTCCTGCGGGAGTGCGGGCTAGCTGCTTGCGATATTGCCAAGCTGTGTATGGTCGTGCCAAGGATCCTCACCGCGAATCCAGAGCTTGTCCGGGAGATGGTGGCATGCGCCGAAGCTCTAGGCGTGCCCCGCGGCTCTGGGATGTTTAGGCAAGCGCTGCAGGCCGTCTCGTTCAAAAGCGAGGAGAAGATCGCCGCCAAGGCGAAGTTTTTGAAGAAGATATTCAAGTGGTCTGATGCCGAAGTGAGCCATGCTGTGTGTAAGGCTCCGATTGTGCTGAGGAAGTCAAACAGCTCGCTGCAGCAAAGGTCCGAGTTCTTCCTGTCCGAGATGGGGCTGGAACCGGCGTACATTGCTCATCGCCCGGCATTGCTCTCTTACAGCATGGAGGGCCGACTCAGGCCCAGGTACTATGTTATCAAGTTCCTTAAGGCAAATGGATTGCTAGGTCAGTACCGGGACTACTATAATATAGTCATGCTGAGCGACAAAGTATTTATGGAGAGGTTCATACGTCCTCACAAGAAGGCTGCACCACGCCTCGCTAAAGACTATGCAACTGCTTGCAAAGGGGAAGTGCCAGCTAATTTCAGATTTACATGA
- the LOC123135546 gene encoding uncharacterized protein: protein MLRLRESILSHILSSPSKAAFFPLSRLLSAPVSPNPSSFAVEEYLVDTCGLARPQALKASTKLSHLKSPANPDAVLAFLAGLGLSGPDVSAAVAKDPQLLCAKVDKTLAPVVDGLTGLGLSRSDIARLVSLAHAYFRCRSIVPKLHYYLPLLGSFHNFLRLLKHSPRLLSSDLDKVVKPNVVFLKECGLGDCHIAKLCIPVPRMLATNPERVRAMVACAERLGVPRGTGMFRQALRAVAFLNEEKIAAKVNYLKSTFRWSDAEVSIAVRKYPILLEKSKESLKRRSEFLFYKVGVEPVYIAHRPEIISYSMEGRLRPRYYVIKFLKQNGLLDRDLSLYSAVKMTEKVFVEKLICPHREAAPHLAEDYATACKGEMPNNFRFI, encoded by the coding sequence ATGCTCCGGCTCCGAGAGTCCATCCTTTCCCAtatcctctcctctccctccaaaGCTGCATTCTTCCCACTCAGCCGCCTTCTCTCCGCCCCCGTTTCCCCGAACCCTAGCAGCTTCGCCGTGGAGGAGTACCTCGTCGACACCTGCGGCCTCGCCAGGCCACAAGCCCTCAAGGCCTCCACCAAGCTCTCCCACCTCAAATCCCCCGCCAACCCCGACGCCGtcctcgccttcctcgccggcctcggtcTCTCCGGCCCCGAcgtctccgccgccgtcgccaaggACCCGCAGCTCCTATGCGCCAAAGTGGACAAAACCCTGGCTCCGGTGGTCGATGGGCTCACCGGCCTCGGCCTGTCGCGTTCCGACATCGCCCGCCTCGTCTCGCTCGCCCACGCCTACTTCCGCTGTAGATCCATAGTCCCCAAGCTGCACTACTACCTGCCCCTCTTGGGCTCCTTCCACAACTTCCTCCGGCTGCTCAAGCACTCACCCCGCCTTCTGTCGTCGGACCTCGACAAGGTTGTCAAGCCCAATGTTGTGTTTCTTAAGGAGTGCGGGCTAGGTGATTGTCATATTGCCAAGCTGTGTATCCCTGTACCGAGGATGCTCGCCACCAACCCGGAGCGCGTCCGGGCAATGGTGGCATGTGCTGAAAGATTGGGTGTACCTCGTGGCACTGGAATGTTCAGGCAAGCGCTACGGGCTGTCGCGTTTCTCAACGAGGAGAAGATTGCCGCCAAAGTGAACTACTTGAAGAGTACGTTCAGGTGGTCTGATGCCGAAGTGAGCATTGCTGTGCGCAAGTATCCGATTCTGCTGGAGAAGTCAAAGGAATCTCTGAAGCGCAGATCCGAGTTCCTGTTCTATAAGGTGGGGGTGGAACCCGTGTACATTGCTCATCGACCGGAAATAATTTCTTATAGCATGGAGGGCCGACTCAGACCCCGGTACTATGTTATCAAGTTTCTCAAGCAAAATGGACTGCTAGATCGTGACTTGAGCTTATATTCTGCGGTCAAGATGACTGAGAAGGTATTTGTGGAGAAGCTCATATGCCCTCACAGGGAAGCCGCACCACACCTCGCTGAAGACTATGCAACAGCTTGCAAAGGGGAGAtgccaaataatttcagattcatatgA